The following coding sequences are from one Streptomyces angustmyceticus window:
- a CDS encoding DUF397 domain-containing protein, translating to MRAIDLSNVTWRKSSYSNSDGGQCLEVSDDLPALVPVRDSKDPHGPALLFDATAWSSFVTAVKSGARFEA from the coding sequence GTGCGAGCCATCGACCTGAGCAACGTCACCTGGCGCAAGTCCAGCTACAGCAACTCCGACGGCGGCCAGTGCCTCGAAGTCTCCGACGACCTCCCCGCCCTCGTCCCCGTCCGCGACAGCAAGGACCCCCACGGCCCCGCGCTCCTCTTCGACGCCACCGCCTGGTCGTCCTTCGTCACCGCCGTGAAGAGCGGCGCACGCTTCGAAGCCTGA
- the ilvD gene encoding dihydroxy-acid dehydratase: MPELRSRTVTHGRNMAGARALMQASGVAREDFGKPIIAVANSFTEFVPGHTHLQPVGRIVSEAIHAAGGIAREFNTIAVDDGIAMGHGGMLYSLPSRDLIADSVEYMVEAHCADALICISNCDKITPGMLMAAMRLNIPTVFVSGGPMESGKTTLVDGTVRTLDLVDAISDAVNDKISDEDILRIEENACPTCGSCSGMFTANSMNCLTEAIGLSLPGNGSTLATHTARRALYETAGRTVVEITKRHYDEDDHTVLPRNIGTRAAFENAMALDIAMGGSTNTILHLLAAAQEAGLDFDLEDINAVSRRVPCLAKVAPNVAPGGTYYMEDVHRAGGIPAILGELWRAGLLNEDVHTVHSASIEEWLKTWDVRGGSPSDVAVELWHAAPGCKRSATAFSQSERWDSLDVDAEGGCIRDLAHAYSADGGLAVLKGNLAEDGCVVKTAGVDESIWTFEGPAVVCESQEEAVDKILKKQVKEGDVVVIRYEGPKGGPGMQEMLYPTSFLKGRGLGKTCALVTDGRFSGGTSGLSIGHASPEAASGGTIALVEDGDRIKIDIPNRTIELLVGEVELESRRLALEGVYAPKNRERKVSQALRAYAAMATSADKGAVRDVSKLG; the protein is encoded by the coding sequence GTGCCCGAGCTGAGGTCCCGCACCGTTACCCATGGCCGCAACATGGCCGGCGCCCGAGCCCTTATGCAGGCCTCCGGCGTAGCGCGGGAGGACTTCGGCAAGCCGATCATCGCCGTCGCCAACAGCTTCACCGAGTTCGTGCCCGGCCACACCCACCTCCAGCCGGTCGGCCGGATCGTCTCCGAGGCGATCCACGCGGCCGGCGGCATCGCCCGCGAGTTCAACACCATCGCGGTCGACGACGGGATCGCCATGGGCCACGGCGGCATGCTCTACAGCCTGCCCTCCCGCGACCTGATCGCCGACTCCGTCGAGTACATGGTCGAGGCGCACTGCGCCGACGCGCTGATCTGCATCTCCAACTGCGACAAGATCACCCCCGGCATGCTGATGGCCGCGATGCGCCTCAACATCCCGACGGTCTTCGTCTCCGGCGGCCCGATGGAGTCCGGCAAGACCACCCTCGTCGACGGCACCGTCCGCACCCTCGACCTGGTCGACGCGATCTCGGACGCCGTCAACGACAAGATCTCCGACGAGGACATCCTCCGCATCGAGGAGAACGCCTGTCCGACCTGCGGCTCCTGTTCCGGCATGTTCACCGCCAACTCCATGAACTGCCTGACCGAGGCCATCGGCCTCTCGCTGCCCGGCAACGGCTCGACGCTGGCCACCCACACCGCCCGCCGCGCCCTGTACGAGACCGCCGGCCGCACCGTCGTCGAGATCACCAAGCGGCACTACGACGAGGACGACCACACCGTCCTGCCGCGCAACATCGGCACCCGCGCCGCCTTCGAGAACGCCATGGCCCTCGACATCGCCATGGGCGGCTCGACGAACACGATCCTGCACCTGCTCGCCGCCGCCCAGGAAGCCGGTCTCGACTTCGACCTGGAGGACATCAACGCGGTCTCCCGCCGGGTGCCCTGCCTGGCGAAGGTCGCCCCGAACGTCGCGCCGGGCGGCACGTACTACATGGAGGACGTGCACCGGGCCGGTGGCATCCCCGCCATCCTCGGCGAGCTGTGGCGCGCCGGACTCCTCAACGAGGACGTCCACACCGTGCACAGCGCCTCCATCGAGGAGTGGCTCAAGACCTGGGACGTGCGCGGCGGTTCACCCTCCGACGTGGCCGTCGAGCTGTGGCACGCGGCCCCCGGCTGCAAGCGCTCGGCGACCGCCTTCTCCCAGTCCGAGCGCTGGGACAGCCTCGACGTCGACGCCGAGGGCGGCTGCATCCGCGACCTGGCGCACGCCTACTCCGCCGACGGCGGCCTCGCGGTCCTCAAGGGCAACCTCGCCGAGGACGGCTGCGTCGTGAAGACCGCCGGCGTCGACGAGTCCATCTGGACCTTCGAGGGCCCGGCCGTGGTCTGCGAGTCGCAGGAAGAGGCCGTCGACAAGATCCTCAAGAAGCAGGTCAAGGAGGGCGACGTCGTCGTCATCCGCTACGAGGGCCCCAAGGGCGGCCCCGGCATGCAGGAGATGCTCTACCCGACGTCCTTCCTCAAGGGCCGCGGCCTGGGCAAGACCTGCGCCCTGGTCACCGACGGCCGCTTCTCCGGCGGCACCTCCGGCCTCTCCATCGGCCACGCCTCCCCCGAGGCGGCCTCCGGCGGCACCATCGCCCTCGTCGAGGACGGCGACCGCATCAAGATCGACATCCCGAACCGCACCATCGAACTCCTCGTCGGCGAGGTCGAGCTGGAATCCCGCCGCCTGGCCCTCGAAGGCGTCTACGCCCCGAAGAACCGCGAACGCAAGGTCTCCCAGGCCCTGCGCGCCTACGCCGCCATGGCCACCAGCGCCGACAAGGGCGCCGTCCGCGACGTGAGCAAGCTGGGCTGA